A single Pseudomonadota bacterium DNA region contains:
- a CDS encoding MiaB/RimO family radical SAM methylthiotransferase, whose amino-acid sequence MNWLDSARLNAALSRAGHVPVNRECDADYVLVNSCTVTAQADRKSRQQANAARRAHKQVAVLGCGPRIDAQSYNNQLNDVLVFESEQRLFDYFGIEADCDPLPLNTRTRLPIAIQTGCDDVCGFCITRFVRGAHRSLPVEAIVRQIRHAEELGLHEVVLTGINLAAWGCDDTRHPHNARLHELLTAILAKTGIPRIRLSSLGPQYLSAGFFEVFADSRICDHLHLSVQSGSPGVLTRMARGHGISEVLNVAAQARAARPQAGLAADLIAGFPGETEAEFRETIDTVESVGFAKLHVFPFSARQGTPAAGASDQVPGEVKKIRAAELRVLGDTLRQRFIHSQWGTGHVVLTEKNATGLTPNYIRVSMPGEDEGELRPVRLGPHNTVAG is encoded by the coding sequence ATGAATTGGCTCGATTCTGCGCGTCTGAATGCGGCGTTGAGCCGCGCCGGACATGTTCCTGTCAACCGCGAATGCGACGCCGACTATGTTCTCGTCAACTCCTGCACCGTCACCGCGCAGGCGGATCGCAAATCCCGTCAGCAGGCCAACGCCGCGCGCCGCGCGCACAAGCAGGTCGCCGTTCTGGGCTGCGGACCCCGTATCGACGCGCAGAGCTATAACAATCAACTGAACGATGTCCTGGTCTTCGAGTCCGAGCAGCGCCTGTTCGACTACTTCGGTATCGAGGCCGACTGTGATCCACTGCCCCTCAACACCCGCACCCGCCTGCCGATCGCCATTCAGACCGGCTGCGATGACGTATGCGGTTTCTGCATCACGCGCTTCGTCCGCGGCGCACACCGCAGCCTGCCGGTCGAGGCCATCGTACGCCAGATCCGTCACGCGGAAGAGCTCGGGTTGCACGAGGTCGTGCTGACCGGAATCAACCTGGCGGCGTGGGGTTGCGATGACACCCGTCATCCGCACAACGCCCGGCTGCATGAGCTGCTCACGGCAATCCTCGCCAAGACCGGGATCCCGCGGATCCGCCTCTCCTCGCTGGGACCCCAGTATCTCAGCGCCGGGTTCTTCGAGGTCTTCGCCGATTCGCGGATCTGCGATCATCTGCACCTTTCCGTGCAAAGCGGATCGCCGGGCGTTCTAACACGCATGGCGCGCGGACACGGAATCAGCGAAGTGCTGAACGTTGCGGCGCAGGCTCGCGCGGCGCGCCCCCAGGCAGGGCTTGCCGCCGACCTGATCGCCGGCTTTCCGGGAGAGACCGAGGCCGAGTTTCGCGAGACGATCGACACTGTTGAAAGCGTCGGTTTCGCCAAGCTGCACGTCTTCCCTTTTTCCGCACGCCAAGGCACACCTGCCGCGGGTGCCAGCGACCAGGTCCCGGGTGAAGTGAAAAAGATCAGGGCTGCAGAACTGCGCGTCCTCGGCGATACACTGCGTCAACGCTTTATTCACTCGCAATGGGGAACAGGTCACGTCGTGCTGACCGAAAAGAACGCAACCGGTCTTACACCCAACTACATCAGGGTCAGCATGCCAGGCGAAGACGAGGGCGAACTGCGCCCGGTCCGCCTGGGGCCGCACAACACGGTAGCCGGATAG